GCAATCTGGTGCAGGAAAGCTCGCCGGACGTCATTTTTATCGAAGCGACAGGTGTCGCGAATCCGCTGGAAATCATCGACGGCGTAACCGACGCCTCGCTGCTCGCCGCCATCGAGCTGAAGTCGGTCGTCACCGTGATCGACGCGGCGCATTTGCTCGGCCAAATGCAGCACGGCAAAGGCAAAACGTTCAAGCTTATGCAGGAGCAGATCCGCTGCGCTTCGGTCATTTTGCTCAACAAGACGGACCTGGTCGCTCCGCACGATCTGAAACTGCTGGAGAAGCAGATCCGCGAGTGGAACGAATACGCCCCGATCGAGGGGACGGTGATGTGCCATACGGATATCGCGATGTTCGATCGGCTGGGGAATGGCGGCAGTTTGCCGCGACCGGATAAAGGCGAGGAGCGGGAGGATCACGCCTGCGGTCCCGGCTGTTCGCACGAGCATCACCATCACGACGATTCCGCTGCGGAGCACCGGCATGATCCCTCCTCGGAGCACGATGCGCACACAAAAGCGCACGCGCATCATACGCATGACCATGTGATGGCATACACGCATTATTTTGCCGGACCGATCGATTCGCTGAAGTTCGAGGAACTGCTTTCCCGTCTTCCGCAAGAGGTTTACCGGGCCAAAGGCATTTTACGGTTTACCGATACGGCGAGCCGGTTCATGTTTCAGTTCGCTTACCGAGAAGCTGACTTTATGAAAATAACGCCGCAAGGGGACGTTCCGGATGTAGCGGTATTTATCGGCGAGCATTTCTCCAAAGAAGAGATCCGCAGTCAGCTCCTTGCGTTGGAGGGCCGCGAATAGTTGACTCCTCCGGCGAGATCGGGCATTATAATGATTAACGATATTAACGTTTGTGACGAAGGGCAAAGGAGAGCCTATGGGAGCGCATTCGCATGAAACGCAAGATACGATAAAAGAGATCATTGCCGCCATGGCGAACAAAGGCTGGCGGATCACCGACCAGCGCCGAAGCTTGGCGACGCTGTTTGCCGAAGCGACCGGTTATTTATCGCCCAAAGACGTCTATGAATATATGCGTCAGAAGTACCCCGGCGTCAGCTTCGATACGGTGTACCGGAACCTGCGTTTGCTGAGCGAAATGGGCGTGCTCGAGCAGTTTTATTTGAACGAGGGCGTCAAATTCCGCGCCCGCTGCCACTCGCATCATCACCATCACCTGATCTGTCTGCAATGCGAGAAGACGGTGTCGTTCGAGTTTTGTCCGATGAAGGACGTGCCGCATTTACCGGAAAACTTCCAGGTCGTGAACCACCGTTTCGAGATTTTCGGCTACTGCAGCGACTGCTCGCCCAAAGCATAAAAAACACCCCGAAAAAACCCGACTTTTTGCCAAGTTGGGTTTTTCGTTTTTTTGCGAAAAACCGATTGACACACTCGCAAGCACGGAATATACTGACAACAAATCTGAGTAATCGCATCGGAATTGTAAAGGAGGACGACCGGACCACCGGAGCCCGCGAAACATCGATGACGGATTGCAGATCATACCATTTTCGTTTTACACAGAGAGGGGTAAACCGTATGTCCAGATCAAACCAACCGATCGTCGCCAATTGGAAAAAGTGGTCCGCACTCACCTTGCTTTCGCTTTCATTGTTCAGCCTTGCCGCATGCGGAGGAAAAACCGAGACAACATCCGCACCGGCAGCGCCGGCCGATGGAAACAAACCCGCTGCATCCGCCGCCAAACCGGTGGAGCTTCTAAACGTATCGTACGATCCGACCCGTGAGCTTTATCAGGATTTCAACAAAGCGTTCGGCGCTTATTGGAAAAATAAAACCGGTCAAACCATAACGTTCAAGCAATCGCACGGAGGTTCGGGAAGCCAGGCCCGTTCGGTAGCCGACGGTCTGGAAGCCGACGTCGTCACGTTGGCGCTGCAGCCGGACATCGACGCGATCGCCAAAACCGGTGCCATCAAAGCCGATTGGCAGAAAGCTTTTAAAAACAACAGCTCGCCTTATACTTCAACGATCGTTTTCCTTGTGAAAAAGGGCAATCCGAAGGGCATAAAAGACTGGGACGATCTGGTCAAGCCCGGAGTGCAGGTCATCACGCCGAACCCGAAAACGTCCGGCGGCGCGCGCTGGAACTACATTGCAGCATGGGGCTACGCCTACAAGAAAAACAACAACGACGAGGCAAAGGCGCAGGAGTTCGTGCAAAAGCTGTACAAAAACGTGCCGGTGCTGGACAGCGGTGCGCGGGATGCGACCAACACGTTCGTGCAAAAAGGAATTGGCGACCTCCTGATCGCCTGGGAAAACGAAGCTTATTTGTCCATTAAAGAGTTCGGCGCGGACAAATACGAAATCGTCACGCCGTCGATCAGCGTGCTTGCAGAACCTCCCGTAGCGATCGTCGACAAAACCGTAGATAAAAAAGGTTCGCGCGAAGTCGCTCAAGCTTACCTGGATTACCTGTATACCGACGAAGGACAGGAAATCGCGGCAAAGAACTTTTACCGCCCAAGAAACGAGACGGTAGCGAAAAAATACGCCGATAAGTTTGCCAAGGTGAACCTGTTCACGATCGACGAAGAACCGTTTGGCGGCTGGACGAAGGCACAGGCGAAACACTTCGCCGACGGCGGCGTGTTTGACCAATTATATAAGCCGTAAGGGGAAATCATAAATGGCAAAAGTTTGGAAAGAGCGCAGTATACTGCCCGGCTTCGGGCTGTCTATGGGGTACACCGTATTGTATTTAAGTTTGATCGTTCTTTTGCCATTGTCGGGCAT
The window above is part of the Paenibacillus hamazuiensis genome. Proteins encoded here:
- a CDS encoding sulfate ABC transporter substrate-binding protein → MSRSNQPIVANWKKWSALTLLSLSLFSLAACGGKTETTSAPAAPADGNKPAASAAKPVELLNVSYDPTRELYQDFNKAFGAYWKNKTGQTITFKQSHGGSGSQARSVADGLEADVVTLALQPDIDAIAKTGAIKADWQKAFKNNSSPYTSTIVFLVKKGNPKGIKDWDDLVKPGVQVITPNPKTSGGARWNYIAAWGYAYKKNNNDEAKAQEFVQKLYKNVPVLDSGARDATNTFVQKGIGDLLIAWENEAYLSIKEFGADKYEIVTPSISVLAEPPVAIVDKTVDKKGSREVAQAYLDYLYTDEGQEIAAKNFYRPRNETVAKKYADKFAKVNLFTIDEEPFGGWTKAQAKHFADGGVFDQLYKP
- a CDS encoding CobW family GTP-binding protein, with translation MLPTVPVHILAGFLGSGKTTLLTQALDYYKQLGKKPAVLMNEIGDVNLDGMLVDGDVPMTEMLSGCICCTIRGDLGLEIRNLVQESSPDVIFIEATGVANPLEIIDGVTDASLLAAIELKSVVTVIDAAHLLGQMQHGKGKTFKLMQEQIRCASVILLNKTDLVAPHDLKLLEKQIREWNEYAPIEGTVMCHTDIAMFDRLGNGGSLPRPDKGEEREDHACGPGCSHEHHHHDDSAAEHRHDPSSEHDAHTKAHAHHTHDHVMAYTHYFAGPIDSLKFEELLSRLPQEVYRAKGILRFTDTASRFMFQFAYREADFMKITPQGDVPDVAVFIGEHFSKEEIRSQLLALEGRE
- a CDS encoding Fur family transcriptional regulator, with the translated sequence MGAHSHETQDTIKEIIAAMANKGWRITDQRRSLATLFAEATGYLSPKDVYEYMRQKYPGVSFDTVYRNLRLLSEMGVLEQFYLNEGVKFRARCHSHHHHHLICLQCEKTVSFEFCPMKDVPHLPENFQVVNHRFEIFGYCSDCSPKA